The genomic segment AGGAACTGACAGTTTGCTGGGGGAAAACATACCAATACTCAGATAACAATAACACAAAGGTGAACGGGGGAAGATGGGGGCCTAACTGCAGGTCTGGGGAGTGTGTTGCAGGGGACAGGGAAGGTTTCCTGCAGGAAATGACAACACACTGAATCTGGGAGGATAAATAGTTACCCTAGAAAACCATGTGGggaggggtgttccaggcagagccAGAATAAGACCTGGAGGTGACTATCCATGGTTCAACATGGCTAGAGGATAGGCCTGGAAGGGTTTTCAGGAAGTTATTCAACCATTTTAAAGGCTGACATTAGAAAAGGTTTGTACACGTTTGGTTTCTTTCCCTTGActccagttttcattttttgcctAGAGGTACATTTTTATCCCTTCACTTCTTTGGGATAGACATGGGCAAATCATGTCACCTTGGCGACAAACTCCCCTATAATAGCAGCTGGCAAGCATGAGCTGCATTCCCTGGGTCCCTCCAGCACAATGCAGGACATCAGTGATCCCTGAGTCCCTAATAGGAAGCAGAGAGGACTTCTTGGGTAGGAGAGACTGGCAGCTGGAGCCACAGGGCACAAGACAGGAAGAACCCACACaatcctttccttttccctttcgcATGGCAGCTCCATCTGGTATGGGGCCCCTGGTGCCTTGGCAGAGCAGAGAGTCAGGCCACCGTATAGCATAAGTGATGGGAACATACCCTAATTGTCTCCAGAGAAGAAAAGACTTATTCCTGCTCACCAGCACTGCCAAGAGTGAGACAGGAAGACCCTTTAGAAGAGTCACAGGTCAGCAGACATGACCGAAAACCTGAGAATTATAACCCAAAGGAAAAGTTAAAGGAGAGGGCTTGGGGAAGGAAAAGTTTTGCAACAGCTAAGAAGAGTCAACATagagtttgtttttatattccatCTCCCCTAAAACAAGAACAAGCTGAATGGGGTCAGCATTGCAGTACATTGGTCCCAAAGGCATTTGGACATGAGAAAGCACTCTCTAGCAGTGACCCTGTAGATGCCAGAGCAGGGATCtgggagacccaggagagctctGTGAATAGGAGAAGCCCTGTCATCACCCCACCATGGCGATGAATGGCTAGACAGCTGAGACGCCTGGTTTAGGGACTCAGGCACTCTCGTTTCACCTAGGGTGTGGCTCCATTTTATTTGGTAAAGATTTACTTAGCAAGTACTATGGACCCTGCATCATAGGTgaatatgtatttatcttttactTCAGTTTTCCAGATGAGGGATAATGATTCTCGTCTAGGAGCCTGCGGCAGATCAGAATAGGGTCTGAATAACAGGGGAAGCCCTGAATCTAGGAGAGAGAAGGCCAATCAGGGCTGAGTGGTCAGGTTGAAAGAACCAACTAAGAGAAAAGTAAAGACTTGGCTGAGCAAGGGGGTGGCCCAGGCTGCAGTGCATTAGGTTGATGCGGCATTTAGAGAGCTGTTACAGAGGGTGGACTGTGACGAAAACGTCTGGTAGACCAAGGCTCTGGCTCTCACGGTGGAAGGAGAAGAGGACTAGGGGGTTAGGGTTTTTCTTCATGGAGCCTGGGAGGGCGTTAGAGGGAGCAGCGCTGCCCACACAGTCTGCACCAGTTCTTTTCCTCAGATCTCAGCTCCCGCTCTTCCTACTTTCCATCCtcagcccctcttcccttccttccagctGACTTTGAGGGCATTTTCTTCACTGGGAATcgatgaatatttttttcctcaggcCCTTTGGTTTCCTGGCTCCAAATTAGAGATCCCCAGGGCTACTTAGGGGAGAGGAAGGTCAGGGTGAAGCCTGGCTTGTTGCTCAGACTGGGTTGCGTTTGGCCAAAGGATTTATGCTTTCTGGTTAGACTCTCTTCCTCCTTACTACTGCTCTTCCGGATGAAATGGAACAATCGAACTCCTCCATACAACCTGCTGCAGAAAAGAGGCTCAGGGAGAGGAGACAATTATCTGGGGAGTCCAGGAGTTGGGGCTGCCTTCTATTTGCTTCTTTTCAACCTCCAGGCCCTGCTGGGTCTGATTTCCCCAAGCACTgagtaggagatagatgggctccaggctaggcatttacaactggcctcccatTTATatctcatgaggcagagaagatgagctccaggccagacattcattaccagccccctgttaacatttcctgaggcaagagacaaacggctccaggactacatatttatgatctgactcctgtctatatttcgaTATCTGCACTTCCATataagaaaccagataattggccaaaggtaaacaaaggcCCGGAAGAACTGCCCCACATAAATGACTTAACCGCCTCTTTACTGCCCTCCTCCTCATTAGGGGGGATGCCCACCCCCTTTCTCTccgggtgtgcatctctgccttgcttctgtcttaactaaacaaactgtttctctgtgtgctctcccacttgttgttatgctatgtctctaataataaactttgtacctgcttttacagttttagcctccgtgagaaatgtgttttttactgggggcaagagccagggaaaaatagcttctagcctctagcccttgctggtctggtggctagaattcctggttttcatccaggctactcaggttcaattcctgggcagggaattaagatctcgcttcatgccactgctcactgctgcccCACCAAGATCAGGACCACTAGGCTCCGGCTATTCAATCTTCTCACATATTTCTTGAGGTCCTATTTAAGTGTCAAGACTGAAAGTCTGAGCTTTCATCCCTGGAAGATAATGGGACAGTATTCATTACTCATCCCTACCGCttccagtccctccctccctgggcaaTATAACCATACACCTTGGGAGGAGAGACCCTCAGCACTTCTCCAGCCACAGAATCCTCAACTCTGTGAGATCCTCAGCCCAGGGCGTAGTAAAGGGGGCTGCACACACGCTGGTGAGGCTTTCTTAGTTTGCAGCATGAGGCAGGTTTCTAACGGTGgggaactttatttttattgaatttgaagGGCTTGCCACTGTTCTAGGCTCCCTCTCACTTTTTAGCTGTCTGACTTTGGGCAGGTCACTGATACTTTCTGAGTCAGTTATCTCTTCATAAAATGGGATCGTAAAAATGCTTGCCTTAACTCATAAGGTTGTGGTGAGGatcagatggggaaaaaaaaagctccGTAATCTCTAAACCACTTTACAAATATAAGTTATGGCAATTACTGAGACGTGATTAGGTGAGGATTGTAGATCCTTAGGGATAAGACGGGATCTCTGCACTAGGTCTAGAGGGATGTGGGATATAGCCCTTTTCTTGTGTGACAGATCCCCCCACCTCAGTTCCTTGAAGAAATCTAGACACCAGCACTGTGATTAGGAATGTGCTGGGCCAGGGCAGAGGGATGGGAATAAAGGAAGGGGAAGccatagagaagaaaaagaaggagatggGTCAAATAGAAGAGGGTGTGGCTAAGTGAGTGTGCGAGCTGGTGCAGAAGAGGGAGTGTCAGAAAATTCCAGTGGAGAGTGGTGAGAACTTGTAGTACTACATTTCCTGACTAGGAGGAGGGAAGACACAGTGTCTCTGGGAAGAGACTGATTCTCACTTTGTGCCTCTCACAGAAAACACAGTTACGATGTGGATCGTTCTCCAATTTCTGCTGCTAGATCAGACTGTTTATCTCCCAGGCCCAGGACTCCTACAGTGTCTTCATGACTACCCCAGGTCCAGGATCCCGCGTGGGTCCAGGCAGTAGCACCACATGATCACGCAGCACAGAGGAATTGTCTCTAGGGTCTGCAAGTCCCTCGATACCTTCCTTTGCCAGAGCTTGCAAAGGGTAAATGACATGCAGCACCATACCTACCAGGTGCCGGCACGAATGAGTCTTCCGCCTCTGAAAACTCATCACCAAATGCGTGGTGTCTCTGGGGTCCTGGCCCTCTGACTGTCCTTATAGGGCGAGGATCTGGTCCTGGCACATCCGAGCGGCCTGTGTGCGGAACACGCTGGTTCATCTGGAGGGCTGGATTCCCGGCTCACCAGGTCCTCCGTGGGCGGTCTGAGGACCTCAGCACCCCAGCGCCTTAACTGGATCGCCTTCTGTCGTGTTCCCCCTTGTTAGATTTCTTCCCCGAATCTGCACCCCTCACTGACCCCAGCCCGCCATCTCTCTCAGGGCGCCTCATGTGACAGGGAGTGGGGGTGAGGAGACGTGGGTGCACTACGGCAGAAGCGTTATGCTGTCTCCTTCACGCGTGATCGCCTTTCCAGCCAGGTGAGTGCAGGGCCGCTGCGACATCCTAGGCTGAGACTTGCCGCCTGTCCAACTTTTCCTTTGTCCCCCTCTCACCTGGGGAATCTTCGCAGGCTTCGCAGTgcgtggggtgggagtggggcagCATCTACTTCGGGAAGCCTTAATCCCGCCCGAGGGTGATGCTCTCTGAGTCATGGAGCCCGTTTGTTCACCAGCTGTTCTCTTAAAACTGTGATCCCGGCTGGCGGAGTTTCTTCCCGCGGCTCCACCCTCTTTTCCAGCAGAGGCGCCGCGGCCGCCGCACCCGCAGGCAGGGGGCGCTGTGTTGCTTGCTCCCCGCGAGCCAAGAGAGCAGCAGCTAATTTCCATCTTGGCTCTGCTTATCGAGGCTGAGCCACGCTTTATCTTTTAACAGGCTCTTTTGAGCCCTGAGAGGAGCAACAGAGAAATAGACACAGAggattttaaatatcttaaaacgGTTCATTTGCCAAAGTACAATATTTTCCCCCTTCCGCAGTGAATTGGCCCCCAAGCTCTGTCTCATTCTACCTGCTGCCTTGGGATGGTCACACTTTTTCAAAGAGAGaagggcagcagcagcagacacGTTGATAGTGCATGCACTGTGTCCCATGAGCCTCCAGCATAGAGCGAAGATGGAGGAGgaccagggcaggagggagagggtatCAGCAGAGTGCTTCTCTTTTCTGCTCCAAGAGCAAGGGTTCTCTGTGAgggtctctctctccatctctttctctgcctgtATCACTTGTATCTCTGTCTCTGATAGTAGGGACATATGGTAAAAATATAAGCTCAAACATTAACGATATGCATCCGGTGAAAAGAATATCTTCCtctaatatttgtcttttagGCCCCagtttcttttcaaaaagcaACAAGTGTTCAGTTTCTTTGTATCCTTTCACAGTCATATGTACTATATACGCCTATACACATATGCAAGTTTACTGGTATGTATAGagctttgtgtgtgtttgtgtgtatcgcTCCATGTACCCCACACATATTAGTATCCTATTCATTGTCCTgcaccttattttttaaattactatgtTTTGGCAAAGGATATACCTCACTCTAGTTAATGGCTGCATGGTATTCTGGTCTATGGCTCTTTAATCATAGATTCAGTGATACAGTTTGTTCCAGTCTTTTATTGCTGTGAACAAGCTGGATGAATGTATATCCTGGaacaaaatagcaacaacaaaccGTTTGTATTCAGCTGTTGACATGCTCATTCTCACACATGATTAATGTTCCCAGGACCCCAGCGCTGAAGGTCCTGCACActgtggggctgagggagctgTGAGTTGGCACAACCAAATCTTCCAGGTGCACCCAGCATCACTGGCCCCAAGGAAGCCTGGGAGACTATTGTTTTTCAGAACACAACAACACGACCAGGGGATATTCCCTTGTAATGAGAGCCCAGGAACATATCTGCACATGGAAGTCAGCATTATTGTTTCCAAGTGCTGGTCTTTTAATACTGGAGAAAGCAAATACCTGTTTATATGTGTTGGTTAGATTAGATACAAGTAAGAACAGCTCACTTGGTTTCATATATAGAAAATTTTAGAGCCAGTTGCAAGCTCTCATTTTCAAGCAACTTCTGTGGGGTAAGCACTTTACATAAATtgactcatttaaccctcactaCAACCCATAAGATAGAtgctattattctcattttaaagatgagcaaACAGAGGCCCacatagttaacagacaatagtggcagagccaggggtgTCTCCCTCAAAAGCCAAGTGTCCCCATTTATTCCAGACTGCCTCGTAGAGGGAGCTGGGGTGCATAGTATGTTTAGGGTATCTCCTTTGGCAACACCCTATGTTGAAGAGAGCAGGCTGGTTCTGGAGGggtcatacatttaaaaaaatctggctGGGTAGACCCTGCCAGGGCTCCCTACAGATATAGGATAAGGGAGTAGGGGGACCTGCAGTCCACATAGCATCACAGAGCAGTGCTCCTCTCTGCATGAAATGGCATGAATGCATCCCTGACATCCTCAGAACATGAGTCTTGTTCATATAGGAGCTTCTCTAGAGGTACAAAGGATTGAATACCCACTGGGAATCTCTCATAtctctgctgagggcctgggacTTTGACATGGGCACCAGAGTGGCCACGGCAGTGAGAGGATATAGCTTCCTGCTGTCAGTTCATGACTCTCTGAAGGAAATCTTGAAAGTGCCCCAAATGTAGTCACCTGGGTCAGGGGTCTCCACTGTTCAACAACTTATTTTGCAGTTTCCATTCCAGACTCAGGAGAGCAATCCCAAGAAGGAAACTTGGGTTCATCGTCAACTTCTACATGCCTTCTAGAAAtaccatttttaatatattgccCTGCAACAGGAACTACTTCAAGAGAGAACTTTCTGGAAGGATCTGTCAGTGTTTTTGAGAATCGCTAGGAACTAACATGGCCAACACAGCTACCCAGCCCAGGAGGTTGTCtagaaaatgaagcagaaatgtgcgaagaaagggatggaaaaagagaaaagagagaggagagaaaggtgtATATGGAgaaaaggtatttatttattctatggaatttatttttcacttctgaaTTAGTGGAATCCTTTCCTGACTGCGTTAGCTATGCCAAGTCTTGTGTTAAGCGCTAAAAACAGGAGAGCAGTGGAATGTGTTATGGGAGGTgctatcttctttttcttgtacAAATCTGGTTCcccacatttacatttttaactcaGTAAGATTCCATTATTCAAGCTCTGAAAGTACTATGGCACCAGGTGTCAATAAAATCTCCTAAGATACTACAGGCCAGTTTAGTCTTCCGCCACCCCCTTCAACTGTTTAAGCCTTCTCCAGCCCTCTAGAGAGCCATGTTACATAAAAAGAGGCccggaattccctggcggtccagtggttgagactctgcactttcactgctgaggccctggattcaatccctggttggggaactaaggcacagccccaaaacaaaacaaaacaaaacaaaacaccacacacacaaaggaggGCTAATACTTGGAACAGATAGAGCCAGGGAAGGCTGTGTACAAAGGAGGAACCCAGGTTCCTTTTGTCTTTAGTCATGTTCCTTGTTTTCTCTTCACATAAACATTCTCCATCTTATCACCTGCTGATGCTGGAAACTTGAGTCTTTCAATTTCTTGCTGTTCAAAATTTTGCAGAGGGTTAGAATGGTTTGTTAAGTACTTCTTgagttttttccctctgtttcacTTGCACTGGATTTACATTCTGTAATTTTCAGTCTGGACCTGATTATTGCTTCTACTCTATGTCAACTAACAACctgaaaaaaacacagaagtctttctgtaaaatctgtaaaagaatgaacatcTGGCTTTCTCGCAACGGGTTTGCCGCCAGAACACAGGTGTCGTGAAAACCACCGCTAACCCTAAGcaaaaatgggaaaggagaagaCCCACATCAACATCGTTGTCATTGGACACGTAGATTTGGGGAAGTCAACCACTACTGGCCATCTGATCTACAAATGTGGTGGGATCGACAAGAGAACCATAGAAAAATTCGAGAAGGAGGCTGCCGAGATGGGAAAGGGCTCCTTCAAGTATGCCTGGGTCTTGGACAAACTGAAAGCTGAACGTGAGCGTGGTATCACCATTGATATCTCCCTGTGGAAATTCGAGACGAGCAAGTACTATGTGACCATCATTGATGCCCCAGGACACAGAGACTTCATCAAAAACATGATTACAGGCACATCCCAGGCCGACTGTGCTGTCCTGATTGTTGCTGCTGGTGTTGGTGAATTTGAAGCAGGTATCCCCAAGAACGGGCAGACCCGTGAGCATGCCCTTCTGGCTTACACTCTGGGTGTGAAACAGCTAATTGTTGGAGTTAACAAAATGGATTCCACTGAGCCACCCTACAGCCAGAAGAGATACGAGGAAATTGTTAAAGAAGTCAgcacctacattaagaaaattgGCTACAACCCTGACACAGCAGCATTTGTGCCAATTTCTGGCTGGAATGGTGACAACATGTTGGAGCCGAGTGCTAACATGCCCTGGTTCAAGGGATGGAAAGTTACCCGTAAAGATGGCAATGCCAGTGGAACCACGCTGCTTGAAGCTCTGGATTGTATCCTGCCACCAACTCGTCCAACTGACAAGCCCTTGCGTTTGCCCCTCCAGGATGTCTACAAAATTGGTGGTATTGGTACTGTCCTTGTGGGTCGAGTGGAGACTGGTGTTCTCAAACCTGGCATGGTGGTCACCTTTGCGCCTGTCAACATAACAACTGAAGTGAAGTCTGTTGAAATGCACCATGAAGCTTTGAGTGAAGCTCTTCCTGGGGATAATGTAGACTTCAATGTCAAGAACGTGTCTGCCAAAGATGTTCGTCGTGGCAATGTGGCTGGtgacagcaaaaatgacccaCCGATGGAAGCAGCTGGCTTCACAGCTCAGGTGATTATCTTGAACCATCCAGGCCAAATCCGTGCTGGGTATGCACCTGTGTTGGATTGTCACACAGCTCACATTGCTTGCAAATTTGCTGAGCTGAAGGAGAAGATTGATTGTCGTTCTGGGAAAAAGCTGGAAGATGGCCCCAAATTCTTGAAATCGGGTGATGCTGCCATCGTTGACATGGTTCCTGGCAAGCCCATGTGTGTTGAGAGCTTCTCTGACTATCCTCCTCTGGGCCGTTTTGCTGTTTGTGACATGAGACAGGCAGTTGCTGTGGGTGTCATCAAAGCAGTGGACAAGAAGGCAGCTGGAGCTGGCAAGGTCACCAAGTCTGCCCAGAAAGCTCAGAAGGCTGAATGAATATTCCCCCCAATACCTGCCACCCCAGTCTTAATCAGTGGTGGAAGAACGGTCTCAGAACTGTTTGTCTCAATTGGCCATTTAAGTTTAATAGTAAAAGACTGGTTAATGATAACAATGCATCGTAAAAccttcagaaggaaaggagaatgttttgtggaccatttgttttgtgtgtggcaGTTTTaagttattagtttttaaaatcagtactttttaatggaaacaacTTGACCAAAAATCTGTCACAGAATTTGAGacccattaaaaaaagtttaatgagaaaaaaaaaataacgaaCATCTGGTGTTGTATAAAGCAGCGGtcctcaacctttttggcaccagggactggtttcatggaagacaatatttccatggcagggggtgggggggtggggggggggagtgcggggtgggggggtggggaatgttTCAGGCGGTAATGGGAGTAATGGGGAGTGATGGTgagctgcagatgaagcttcatctgcttgccCATTGCTTACCTCCAGCTGTGTGGCACAGTTGGTATCAGGCAGCGGACCGGTATTAGTCCGTGGCCTAGGGGTTGTGGTATAAAGGACTCCAATCTAGGTTTCTAGAATCTTGCATTTATTCACATCTGTGCTGTTTTCTACACAACTATCATGTACATTCCCAGTTCCTGTATTTCATTATGTAAGTCgggaattttatctttttttgtaaacCAGCCATTTATGGACAGTACAGTCTGTTCTTGAAACTGTGTTAACCACAGCATATATCAAGATACGTGAAATGTAGTCTAGGTCCCCAAGTAGCCTATGGAAAGTAGAGAAACTGAATTTGTGATAGAAGTAATATCGTTTGTATAAACATGATTTAATGGGAGCTCAGGGGGTGGAGGGATTTACTTTCCTTGATAGGTCCaggaaggcttccaggaggagacTCCATCTGAGCAGGGCCATGAGGATAAGCAGGGGTTTTCTCGGCATTAGGGAAAGGATGGGCATTATAGACTAAGGAATTGGTGTGGAACAATGCacggtgtgtgtgtgggggcggggcgggggtgcggGAAGCAAGGCCTGAGTGCTAAGAAATAGATGTTAACTCACTGGTCCAGCTTCCAGGtgagaaaaattatataatcttTCACCAAAATTAATCCCCAAAAGTTTTTACTACCTTTCTATATTCTTAACTGCAAATGTGATCATGTTTACCATTGACGTTCTTATATAAACATGGGCACAAATGTTGACCTGGACAGGACTGAAGGCAGACCTAATAGCACTCTGCTTTGTCATCTTGTTTTGTGAAATTTCTTAATTCCTTTGCTTGTTAAGCAAGTTGTTTCATATATATTGTGTGTGAAGCACTTGTATAGGTGATGAGGGTATAAAAGTGAATTAGGTATATTGTACCACTTCTGTGATGCTTTAGAGTTTTAGTGGGCAGCAAGGCTGTACTCAAGTGTTTATAACATAAGGCAAAACCCATATACTCCAGTCACAGGGCTCTCTCTGTCTCAGAGCTGATCTGATGGCTTTGTCAGCGGGTTTTCTTGTGgtggttatttttttatttttaaaatagttttcggAGTTGATGCTAAGCTTTCCAAACAAGGATTTTCACATAGAAAATGTGGATCCCTCGCTTGCCTTAAAAAAGCGCCCCAAATGTGGCCATGTAACCATCGGCTAGAGCTGAATAGCAACTGCCACTTCTAAAACGCTCAAGACCTCTTCCCTGATTCCACTCCTCCCTCCTGACTCCCATCCTGTCTGTTCACTCAGTGATGATACCTGCCTGGCTCCTGTAGACATTTGTGTTTGTGAGCCACCAGATTTGTTAATTGTCCCAAGAGAAGCCTAGATGATACTCTACCCGATCCTTGACCATTCTCATTTAGAGTGTGTTCAGAGAACGAGAACATCCCCAAACACATTTTCTGATAGTTTCTTCTATAGATTCCCTCTGCACATTTTTAACGGCCCGCCATTTCCTTCAAATTAAATCCAAATGACCTAGTTGACAGGAAAGATCTTGGACTGAGGATctgtttatttgaaaagaaattaatacaaaCCCATAATGAAAGTATACTGGATTCTCAACATGATTTTGTCTTTAGTATCAAAACACTACTAAATGTGAGCTCGTTCTGTTATTTCATTAGTTTTGTCACCACGGCCACTGAATTATCAGCCAATATCATTATGCCATTATTTGTAATCGAGGGACATTGCAAGAGAATAGTCTTGGGAAAAGGTCTTCTGCATTGCGGTAAAAACAACCGTTGAGGACATTGGCCACAGGGTGTCTCAAAGCCATCTTGATGTCCAGCACTCGCAATTTCTTCAGCCCCAGGGTACTCTTGCAATGTGTGCTCTTAGCCTGCTGATGGGGAGATGCCAACTGTCAGTACCTTCCTGCACTTGGCTTTGCTAATGCAGCGGCTGTCTGGCGGGATGACCGTGCACAGCGCTTGCTGGTGTCACATAAAAGGTGGTGATAATAACATCTTATGATCATAAACTCTGCTTGGTTTAGGCTCAGTTGATTAAATATGACCAAATCTTTGCTTTGGGGCTTTGTTTTTTCTACTGTCCTTGGgttttttattcttctgtgaAAGCATTTTTCCAGGTAGAATTTTTCACCTTAAACCTCGAGATACAGCTGTTTGTACAAATGTGTCCCACTGGTGAGACGTGAGCTGACTGAAGTTAAGGAGTACACAGATAAATATTTAAGGTATTAATTGTTATGGGTTTATTTTGCCGTGATGAATAATCAATGCGTCAAATCTGTGTTTCCATATGTAGTATTGCTTAGTACGAAGCTGTGTGGAGAACTGGGttgataaaaaggaaatattaatgaTGAATACAGGTGGAATGGAGCTATGGTGCAGGATATCTGATGTTTGAGAAAACCTGAGATAAACAGTCAGGCTTACCTGGGTCTATGCCCTAATTGTCTGGCTTCTCAACTTGAGCTATTCCACTTGTTTCTCAGCAATAGTCGTTAACTGATGATAATTTTTAGTAGTTAAGGCTTTCCCTTTGATGCCATTCGGAGACATTTTGGGCCTATTCATTGTTAAGGTATGTTCTTCCTCCAAAGCCAAGATATTTTTCTGCGTAGAGTGTTATCTCCTACTTGATCTTGGTCTCGTGTGAGAGCAACAAGCTTCTTTGTCCGTTAAAGTGCATGGGccttaaataaaaaagacagatcaGAGTTTGACTCACAGCTCTGCTGTTCACCAACTATGTGACCTCAGTCAAGGAGTTTGCCTTCCCTTTTCTACCAGGGAAACAGTAAAATTCTTTCTGGATACACAGACATCTTAAGTCTGATGGTGGGTCATGCTGGATCTTGAGCACAGGTGAAAACACTAGAACGTGTAGGGAGAGTTCCCTACTGGACAGCATTAGTGTAAGGCTTAATCCCAACTGCCTTGTATGAAATAGGGGCATCAAAGAGGTGGCGTCTTTCTTGGTATCGTCAAcactttttgcatttattttcaacCCTCCATAAGGCATACATATCGTGGATGATGCTGAGCTATTTCAGGCTGCATAGCACCCATCAAAGCTTCCTCTTAGGTTTAATGAGTTTTCAGCCTTTTGTGTTCCTATTAGCCCAGTGGTTGGGGACCCTCACTGGAGATAGCCAAGAACACAACGACTCTGTTAATGTTTGCTGACTGACAGGTATCCCCCAGTGTGTTAACCAATTAGCCAGTCTTCACACCTAGACAGTTTCAGAGACAGAAGATCTCCCTGTAGTCTTCTGTGCTGATCTTGTCTCTTGTTGAATTAAACAACAGCTCTGAGGGATAGGGATTTGCATGCTGCCTGCAATATAATAGTTAAGTGTTTTTCTTGacaaaaacatgtttttcttGATAATAtgagagcaacaacaacaacaaatatacaTGCTGCATGAGTCaatattctccagagaaacagaaccaacaggatgttattaaatatataaaaagagatTTGTGACAAGGAATGGGTTCATGCAATTATGGAGGTTAATAAGTTGTAAGATCTCCAGGGTGA from the Hippopotamus amphibius kiboko isolate mHipAmp2 chromosome 2, mHipAmp2.hap2, whole genome shotgun sequence genome contains:
- the LOC130846112 gene encoding elongation factor 1-alpha 1-like, with the protein product MGKEKTHINIVVIGHVDLGKSTTTGHLIYKCGGIDKRTIEKFEKEAAEMGKGSFKYAWVLDKLKAERERGITIDISLWKFETSKYYVTIIDAPGHRDFIKNMITGTSQADCAVLIVAAGVGEFEAGIPKNGQTREHALLAYTLGVKQLIVGVNKMDSTEPPYSQKRYEEIVKEVSTYIKKIGYNPDTAAFVPISGWNGDNMLEPSANMPWFKGWKVTRKDGNASGTTLLEALDCILPPTRPTDKPLRLPLQDVYKIGGIGTVLVGRVETGVLKPGMVVTFAPVNITTEVKSVEMHHEALSEALPGDNVDFNVKNVSAKDVRRGNVAGDSKNDPPMEAAGFTAQVIILNHPGQIRAGYAPVLDCHTAHIACKFAELKEKIDCRSGKKLEDGPKFLKSGDAAIVDMVPGKPMCVESFSDYPPLGRFAVCDMRQAVAVGVIKAVDKKAAGAGKVTKSAQKAQKAE